A genome region from Acidobacteriota bacterium includes the following:
- a CDS encoding sigma-70 family RNA polymerase sigma factor, producing the protein MYISVSKVYTFLRNAIQRWLRLRREPGSAAAPCATPPSEARSSPSPPAEVGTYRWTLPRLQRALAEDADGLARSLFEHYYSRLIGFFLRRGVRRDDCDDLAQEAIFRIINRVNNFRGESTFDSWVFKIALNELREHRRRFSAQKRAGKEVSIDGSRDEVEDRPGWKGDRTPEREALRREQVGRLHDEVQRLPPRMRQCMRLWMAEWSYQEIADELNISLATVKAHLAQGRAKLKRRLGG; encoded by the coding sequence ATGTACATCAGTGTGTCAAAGGTGTATACTTTCTTAAGAAATGCAATTCAGCGCTGGCTTCGTTTGCGCCGAGAGCCCGGGAGTGCCGCTGCTCCCTGTGCCACCCCTCCCTCTGAGGCGAGGTCTAGCCCGTCTCCACCAGCGGAAGTTGGCACCTACCGGTGGACACTCCCTCGCCTACAAAGGGCACTGGCCGAAGATGCGGACGGGCTCGCTCGCTCGCTCTTCGAGCACTACTACAGTAGGTTGATCGGATTCTTCCTGCGCCGGGGAGTGCGGCGCGATGACTGCGACGATCTAGCCCAAGAGGCGATTTTTCGCATCATCAACAGAGTGAATAATTTTCGGGGCGAAAGCACCTTTGACTCCTGGGTCTTCAAGATCGCTCTGAACGAGCTACGGGAACACCGCCGTAGGTTCTCGGCCCAGAAGCGTGCCGGGAAGGAAGTTTCCATCGATGGGTCGCGGGACGAGGTGGAGGATCGCCCAGGCTGGAAAGGCGATCGGACACCGGAGCGAGAAGCCCTGCGGCGAGAGCAGGTGGGCCGTCTGCACGACGAGGTCCAGCGGCTGCCGCCGCGGATGCGCCAATGCATGCGTTTGTGGATGGCAGAATGGTCCTACCAAGAAATCGCCGACGAGCTGAACATCTCGCTAGCGACGGTCAAGGCTCACCTGGCCCAAGGCCGGGCCAAACTGAAGAGGCGGCTCGGCGGCTAG
- a CDS encoding DUF2064 domain-containing protein — protein sequence MTPEIPRATLLVFTLGADRDAVRRPVLPPRLRDEEVAARRAWLDGVLEAGRRTHCRLEVSAPTNLDLPQDVFRAPQEGGTFGQRLARAIGRAGGHTDGPLVVVGADSPGFSARHIRQALCLLRADPKRVVLGPAADGGVYLIATARPIPGLAENVVWCQSHTLRSLKSILKNQGREVVELEALADIDDVPAFIRWLRSAESAWRGLIGHLRARLAATLRPGRPRRLGSPRDSQASPLLARGPPAVA from the coding sequence ATGACCCCCGAGATTCCTCGCGCCACCCTCCTCGTCTTCACCCTCGGCGCCGACCGTGATGCAGTGCGCCGGCCGGTACTGCCGCCACGGCTGCGAGACGAGGAGGTGGCAGCGCGCCGGGCTTGGCTCGACGGCGTCCTCGAAGCCGGCCGCCGGACGCACTGCCGGCTAGAGGTCTCGGCCCCCACGAACCTCGATCTGCCGCAGGATGTGTTCCGCGCCCCGCAGGAAGGAGGCACCTTCGGCCAGCGCCTGGCGCGGGCGATCGGGCGGGCGGGCGGTCACACTGACGGACCGCTGGTGGTGGTCGGCGCCGACTCGCCGGGATTCTCGGCCCGTCACATCCGCCAAGCCCTCTGCCTCCTGCGGGCCGATCCGAAGCGGGTGGTCCTTGGGCCTGCCGCCGACGGCGGCGTGTACTTGATCGCCACCGCCCGGCCGATCCCCGGACTGGCGGAGAACGTCGTCTGGTGCCAGAGCCACACCCTGCGCAGCCTGAAGAGCATCCTGAAGAACCAGGGTCGGGAGGTGGTCGAACTCGAAGCTCTGGCCGATATCGACGATGTTCCCGCCTTCATCCGCTGGCTGCGCTCCGCGGAAAGCGCCTGGCGAGGACTCATCGGCCATCTGCGGGCGCGCCTCGCCGCGACCCTGCGGCCCGGCCGGCCGCGCCGCCTCGGCTCGCCTCGCGACTCGCAGGCCTCCCCCCTTCTCGCCCGCGGCCCGCCGGCGGTCGCCTGA
- a CDS encoding radical SAM protein, whose protein sequence is MTEPSVRAAPGNDLPPPRVRLAALDTLWFQVAGTVCNLACNHCFISCSPTNRTHEMMSLAEVEGYLVEAVELGVKEYYFTGGEPFLNPAMEAILEATLAVGPANVLTNGLLLDSERCARLRALQDASEYSLDLRVSLDGFDAASNDPIRGEGSFERVLNGVRNLLAAGLNPVLTVTEVHGVSGTEAGKAKFFDLLRGLGADKPRLKVLPVFQIGSEAERGGAYESWQKLRAGEVADDGWEHLQCSSCRMVTDRGVWVCPILVNEPEGKMGETLSDTLGSYPLEHPACWTCHVYGVSCKT, encoded by the coding sequence ATGACCGAACCTTCCGTCCGCGCCGCCCCAGGGAACGACTTGCCGCCCCCGCGGGTGCGTCTCGCGGCCCTCGATACCTTGTGGTTTCAGGTCGCCGGAACGGTGTGCAACTTGGCCTGCAACCACTGCTTTATCTCCTGCTCGCCGACCAACCGCACCCACGAGATGATGTCCCTTGCCGAGGTCGAGGGCTACCTGGTGGAGGCGGTTGAGCTGGGGGTGAAGGAGTACTACTTCACCGGCGGCGAACCGTTTTTGAATCCGGCGATGGAGGCGATTCTCGAAGCCACCTTGGCGGTGGGTCCGGCCAACGTGCTGACCAACGGCCTGCTGCTCGACAGCGAACGCTGTGCCCGTCTGCGCGCCCTGCAAGATGCCTCCGAGTACTCCCTCGACCTGCGCGTTTCCCTAGACGGCTTCGACGCCGCCAGCAACGACCCGATCCGCGGCGAGGGCTCCTTCGAACGGGTGCTCAACGGGGTGCGCAACCTTCTCGCCGCCGGCCTCAATCCGGTGTTGACGGTGACCGAAGTCCACGGCGTGAGCGGCACCGAGGCGGGCAAGGCCAAGTTCTTCGATCTGCTGCGCGGGCTGGGCGCCGACAAGCCGCGGCTCAAGGTGCTGCCGGTGTTCCAGATCGGCTCCGAAGCGGAGCGCGGCGGCGCCTACGAGAGCTGGCAAAAGCTGCGCGCCGGCGAGGTCGCGGACGACGGCTGGGAGCACCTGCAGTGCAGCTCCTGCCGCATGGTGACGGACCGCGGCGTATGGGTGTGCCCGATCCTGGTCAATGAGCCGGAGGGCAAGATGGGCGAGACCTTGAGCGACACCCTGGGCTCGTATCCCCTCGAACATCCGGCCTGCTGGACCTGCCATGTCTACGGCGTTTCCTGCAAGACCTGA
- a CDS encoding metallophosphoesterase family protein, which translates to MANRIPEDAVEKARRAAERQKLTRHRGLATWGEKLVPLERFRKAVDEAGTALNPEERADARQEYRRPNSEGPAPEAEGPYRRIAVFGGVYNNHCALAALLEEAHRRDAEAVYCLGDLGGFGPHPEKVRPLLEQGAVKTLQGNYEESLASGREDCNCGYTDPRDNHFATLSYRYTEAHCSPEFKAWMGTLPRQRRVRVGSRELLLVHGSPRRINEFLFFSSAPAAYFETLLDQHRCDGLLCTHTGLHWHRRLPSGRDAVNVGVIGRPANDGDPRVWFSILEESRNGIDVELVPLAYDHQGLAEEMRREELPEEFVETILSGWWTTCLEVLPPRERAASKY; encoded by the coding sequence ATGGCCAACCGAATTCCAGAAGACGCCGTCGAGAAGGCGCGCCGCGCCGCCGAACGGCAGAAGCTCACGCGCCACCGGGGCCTCGCCACCTGGGGCGAGAAGCTCGTTCCGCTGGAGCGTTTCCGCAAGGCGGTGGACGAAGCCGGCACGGCCCTGAACCCCGAGGAGAGGGCCGACGCCCGCCAGGAGTACCGCCGGCCGAATTCCGAAGGACCCGCTCCGGAGGCGGAGGGTCCGTACCGGCGGATCGCCGTCTTCGGCGGCGTCTACAACAATCACTGCGCCCTCGCCGCACTGCTCGAAGAGGCCCACCGGCGCGATGCCGAAGCGGTCTACTGCCTCGGCGACCTGGGCGGCTTCGGTCCGCACCCGGAGAAGGTCCGGCCCCTTTTGGAGCAGGGCGCCGTCAAGACCCTTCAGGGTAACTACGAGGAGTCCCTTGCCTCCGGTCGGGAAGACTGCAACTGCGGATATACGGACCCGCGCGACAACCACTTCGCCACTCTCTCCTACCGCTACACGGAGGCCCACTGCTCGCCGGAGTTCAAGGCGTGGATGGGCACCCTGCCGCGGCAACGGCGGGTGAGGGTGGGAAGCCGGGAGCTGCTGCTGGTGCACGGCTCGCCGCGGCGGATCAACGAATTTCTGTTCTTCTCCAGCGCCCCGGCGGCATATTTTGAGACGTTGCTCGACCAGCACCGCTGCGACGGCCTCCTGTGTACCCACACCGGTTTGCACTGGCACCGCCGCCTGCCTTCCGGCCGCGACGCCGTCAACGTCGGGGTGATCGGCCGGCCGGCGAACGACGGCGACCCGCGGGTGTGGTTCTCGATCCTCGAAGAGAGCCGCAACGGCATCGACGTCGAACTCGTGCCACTGGCCTACGACCACCAAGGCCTGGCCGAGGAAATGCGCCGGGAAGAGCTGCCGGAAGAATTTGTCGAGACCATCCTCAGCGGATGGTGGACCACCTGCCTCGAAGTCCTGCCGCCGAGGGAGCGCGCGGCTTCCAAGTACTGA
- a CDS encoding methyltransferase domain-containing protein, with protein sequence MTIAESPASTTSDTVESIVRQRYAQGAQEQVAALCCPVDYDPKYLEVIPSEVIERDYGCGDPSRYLATGETVLDLGSGTGKICFIASQVVGSEGKVIGIDMTADMLDVARRAAPVVAERIGFGNVEFRRGRIQDLGLDLDRLDRELAGQPVTDAEHLLAAQGLLDRLRREEPLVADDSVDVVVSNCVLNLVAAPEKRQLFQEIYRVLRKAGRAVISDIVADEEVPEELQQDPDLWSGCISGALTEEGFLQAFEEAGFHGVRILERQPEPWQTVSGIEFRSLTVEAFKGKEGPCWERNQAVIYKGPFLEVTDDDGHRMTRGRRYAVCEKTFELYRQAPYDGMFEAIEPRVEIPQAEAQPFDCNRTVLRHPKETKGMDYNATTEASDFCAPGSDCC encoded by the coding sequence ATGACCATCGCCGAAAGCCCCGCATCGACCACTTCGGACACCGTCGAATCGATTGTCCGGCAACGCTATGCGCAGGGCGCCCAGGAGCAGGTGGCGGCGCTCTGCTGCCCGGTGGACTACGACCCGAAGTACTTGGAGGTCATCCCCTCCGAGGTGATCGAGCGCGACTACGGCTGCGGCGACCCGAGCCGCTACCTCGCGACCGGCGAGACGGTGCTCGACCTAGGGAGCGGCACCGGCAAGATTTGCTTCATCGCCTCGCAGGTGGTCGGCTCCGAGGGCAAGGTGATCGGGATCGACATGACCGCCGACATGCTCGACGTGGCGCGCCGCGCGGCGCCGGTGGTGGCCGAGCGCATCGGCTTTGGCAACGTCGAATTTCGCCGCGGCCGGATCCAGGATCTGGGGTTGGATCTCGACCGCCTCGACCGGGAACTCGCCGGCCAGCCGGTGACCGACGCCGAGCACCTGTTGGCGGCTCAGGGCCTCCTCGACCGGCTGCGCCGGGAAGAGCCGCTGGTGGCCGACGACTCGGTGGACGTGGTGGTTTCCAACTGCGTGCTCAACCTGGTGGCGGCGCCGGAGAAACGCCAGCTCTTCCAGGAGATTTACCGGGTGCTCCGGAAGGCCGGCCGGGCGGTGATCTCGGACATTGTCGCCGATGAAGAGGTGCCCGAGGAACTCCAGCAGGACCCGGACCTGTGGAGCGGCTGCATCTCCGGGGCGCTGACCGAGGAAGGGTTTCTCCAGGCCTTCGAAGAAGCCGGATTCCACGGCGTCCGCATTCTGGAGCGTCAGCCAGAGCCCTGGCAGACGGTCAGCGGCATCGAGTTCCGCTCCCTGACGGTCGAGGCCTTCAAGGGCAAGGAGGGTCCCTGCTGGGAGCGCAACCAGGCGGTGATCTACAAGGGACCGTTCCTGGAAGTGACCGACGACGACGGCCACAGGATGACCCGCGGCCGGCGCTACGCGGTGTGCGAGAAGACCTTCGAACTGTATCGCCAGGCTCCCTACGATGGGATGTTCGAAGCGATCGAGCCGCGGGTTGAGATCCCGCAGGCCGAAGCCCAGCCCTTTGACTGCAACCGCACTGTGCTCCGCCATCCGAAGGAAACCAAGGGTATGGACTACAACGCCACCACCGAGGCCTCGGACTTCTGCGCTCCCGGCTCGGACTGCTGCTGA
- a CDS encoding phosphate ABC transporter substrate-binding protein: MRCFASTVRAAILLAVGLFFGAESAEALKVNGSSTVNPVVTRAAEILRQEQGLAIVVDTQGGSSGGIASVGDGRVDVGMSSRPLNDGDRERYPETDFRTVTIGLDAVALTVSKDVWESGLRSLTRDQVRGLYEGRIENWREVGGPDRRVVFFNKEPGRGTWEVFADWLYGDADEAPLVSLPEVSSNEEGRTKVGSTRGAVTQLSAAWADGERVFALALENEHGATVTPTDRNLDHGLYPLVRPLLVLTDGEPMAEARTLIDFLLSERGRRLVEESGYRAAEKATR, from the coding sequence ATGAGATGTTTCGCGTCCACCGTCCGCGCGGCGATACTCCTAGCCGTCGGCCTGTTCTTCGGTGCAGAGTCCGCCGAAGCACTCAAGGTCAACGGTTCGTCGACGGTCAATCCGGTGGTCACCCGGGCCGCCGAGATCCTGCGGCAGGAGCAGGGTTTGGCGATCGTCGTGGACACCCAGGGCGGCAGTTCCGGGGGCATCGCCTCCGTCGGCGACGGGAGGGTGGACGTGGGGATGTCGTCGCGCCCGTTGAACGACGGCGACCGTGAGCGCTATCCGGAGACGGACTTCCGCACCGTCACCATCGGTCTCGATGCCGTCGCCCTGACCGTTTCGAAGGACGTGTGGGAGAGCGGCCTGCGCTCGCTGACCCGCGACCAGGTGCGGGGGCTCTACGAGGGGAGGATTGAGAACTGGCGAGAGGTCGGCGGGCCGGATCGCCGGGTGGTGTTCTTCAACAAAGAGCCCGGCCGCGGCACCTGGGAGGTGTTTGCGGACTGGCTCTACGGCGACGCCGACGAGGCACCGCTAGTCAGCCTACCGGAGGTTAGCTCGAACGAAGAGGGCCGCACCAAGGTGGGCTCCACCCGCGGCGCCGTCACCCAGCTCTCGGCCGCCTGGGCGGACGGTGAGAGGGTCTTCGCCCTGGCCCTCGAGAACGAGCACGGCGCGACCGTCACGCCGACGGATCGCAACCTCGACCACGGCCTCTATCCGCTCGTCCGCCCGCTCCTCGTCCTGACCGACGGCGAGCCGATGGCCGAGGCGCGAACCCTGATCGATTTCCTGCTCTCGGAGCGCGGCCGACGGCTGGTGGAAGAGAGCGGCTACCGGGCGGCGGAGAAGGCGACCCGGTGA
- the pstC gene encoding phosphate ABC transporter permease subunit PstC gives MRLGWVRGACVAGGLFAGLFFLGQLAMLAVDSLPLWRHQSPADYLGGVQWFYRAELFGVLPMIYGTVVVATVAILVAAPFGLGTALFTAEYLNASAGNRRRRDRWVVKSAVELLAGVPSVVYGLIGVLVLRDVVYRLAEPFDPLSGDTLLTAGLLLSVMILPTVTTFADDALAAVPADQRRAARALGLSRGQTIARIALPQALPGLAAAVLLALGRALGETIAVFLVVGRLDNRWPEHPLSPAVLLEPGQTLTSKLGGSETFLAWGDPLHWAAMVSLGLVLLVLTLGITLIGRRFAGVPGRDQVSRP, from the coding sequence ATGCGCCTCGGTTGGGTGCGCGGTGCCTGCGTGGCCGGCGGGCTCTTTGCCGGTCTGTTCTTCCTCGGCCAGCTAGCGATGCTGGCGGTCGACAGCCTGCCCCTGTGGCGCCACCAGAGCCCGGCCGACTACCTGGGCGGGGTGCAATGGTTCTACCGCGCCGAGCTGTTCGGCGTGCTGCCGATGATCTACGGCACGGTGGTGGTCGCCACGGTGGCGATCCTGGTGGCGGCGCCCTTCGGATTGGGTACGGCCCTGTTCACCGCCGAGTACCTCAACGCCTCCGCTGGCAACCGCCGGCGGCGCGACCGCTGGGTGGTCAAGTCCGCCGTCGAGCTGCTGGCCGGCGTGCCCTCGGTGGTCTACGGCCTGATCGGGGTGCTGGTGCTGCGGGACGTCGTTTACCGCCTCGCCGAACCCTTCGACCCGCTCTCCGGCGACACCCTGCTGACCGCCGGACTGCTGCTGTCGGTGATGATCCTGCCGACGGTCACCACCTTTGCCGACGACGCCCTCGCCGCGGTACCGGCAGACCAGCGCCGGGCCGCCCGCGCCCTCGGCCTCAGCCGCGGCCAGACCATCGCCCGGATCGCCCTGCCGCAGGCGCTCCCCGGACTGGCGGCGGCGGTGCTGCTGGCCCTCGGCCGCGCCCTGGGCGAGACCATCGCCGTGTTCCTGGTGGTCGGCCGTCTGGACAACCGATGGCCGGAGCATCCGCTTTCCCCGGCGGTGCTCCTCGAACCCGGCCAAACCTTGACCAGCAAGCTCGGTGGTTCCGAAACCTTCCTCGCCTGGGGCGACCCACTGCACTGGGCGGCGATGGTGAGTCTCGGGCTGGTGCTGCTGGTGCTGACCCTGGGGATCACCCTGATCGGCCGGCGCTTTGCGGGAGTACCGGGCCGGGACCAGGTGAGCCGGCCATGA
- a CDS encoding ABC transporter permease subunit: MARWTDRLFGLWAAGSALVVGALFVALLATIAQLGGPSLSWDLVASASAEAGAAGGLLYQLVGTIVLVLTAALFATPLALALGLLAGYCLAPAQARRLDAVLYAANGIPSILFGLVGMAFFSRYLGWGKSWLAGGIVLAMMILPTVTVAFAERVRAIPRKYLEAAHGLGLSRDRVVRSVVLPQSAGGLLSGTLLGLARAAGETAPILFTAAVFSGATLPTGIRDSPVLALPYHIFVLAQDSLHPGAGARLWGAALLLVLLVAAFSLATLPARLSSHEEARHG, encoded by the coding sequence TTGGCCCGCTGGACGGATCGTCTCTTCGGACTGTGGGCCGCCGGCAGCGCGCTGGTGGTCGGAGCGCTTTTTGTCGCCCTTCTCGCCACCATCGCCCAGCTCGGCGGGCCAAGCCTGTCCTGGGATCTCGTCGCCAGCGCCTCGGCCGAGGCGGGCGCTGCCGGAGGGCTGCTCTACCAGCTCGTCGGGACGATCGTCCTGGTGTTGACGGCGGCTCTATTCGCGACCCCCCTGGCCCTCGCTTTGGGCCTCCTCGCCGGCTACTGCCTCGCACCGGCCCAGGCCCGCCGCCTCGATGCCGTGCTCTACGCCGCCAACGGTATCCCTTCGATCCTCTTCGGCCTCGTCGGCATGGCGTTCTTCTCGCGCTACCTCGGCTGGGGCAAATCCTGGCTGGCCGGCGGCATCGTGCTGGCGATGATGATCCTGCCGACGGTGACCGTCGCCTTCGCCGAGCGGGTGCGGGCGATCCCGCGGAAGTACCTGGAGGCGGCTCACGGCCTCGGCCTGTCGCGGGATCGGGTAGTGCGCTCGGTGGTGCTGCCGCAGAGCGCCGGCGGGCTGCTCTCCGGCACCCTCCTCGGCCTCGCCCGGGCGGCCGGCGAAACAGCACCAATCTTGTTCACGGCGGCGGTGTTCTCCGGCGCCACGCTGCCCACCGGCATCCGCGACAGTCCGGTGCTGGCCCTGCCGTACCACATCTTTGTGCTGGCCCAGGACTCGCTCCATCCCGGGGCCGGAGCCCGGCTGTGGGGCGCCGCCCTGCTGCTCGTGCTGCTGGTGGCGGCCTTCTCCCTGGCGACCCTGCCGGCACGCCTCAGCAGCCACGAGGAGGCGCGCCATGGCTGA
- a CDS encoding ATP-binding cassette domain-containing protein, translating into MAEILRATDAPLVARRLTVSSAERTLLQSIDLSVHTGQVLCLTGPSGAGKTTLLRCCNRLVDLSTGLQVTGQVWVEGQPIFDRRVNPDALRRRVGMLFQQPVIFPGSVEHNVAFGLSGKRKNFGERVERALRQAALWSEVKDRLRDAASLLSVGQQQRLCLARTLALEPRVLLMDEPTSALDPEATHKIEERIVSLKQGRAIVVVTHVPAQAERLADVTLRLTVRDGVGAMAGEERQGATRDLPNSWTEPEAAVTDR; encoded by the coding sequence ATGGCTGAGATTCTTCGGGCAACGGATGCCCCGCTGGTCGCTCGCCGCCTGACGGTGTCGAGCGCCGAGCGCACCCTGCTGCAGAGTATCGATCTCAGCGTCCACACCGGCCAAGTGCTCTGCCTCACCGGACCCTCCGGCGCCGGCAAGACCACCCTGCTGCGTTGCTGCAATCGCCTGGTGGACCTCAGCACCGGCCTGCAGGTGACCGGCCAGGTGTGGGTCGAAGGTCAGCCGATCTTCGACCGCCGGGTGAATCCGGACGCCCTGCGCCGGCGGGTCGGCATGCTGTTCCAGCAGCCGGTGATCTTCCCGGGCTCGGTCGAACACAACGTCGCCTTCGGCCTGTCGGGCAAGAGAAAAAACTTCGGCGAGCGGGTCGAGCGAGCGCTGCGGCAAGCGGCCCTGTGGAGCGAAGTGAAAGACCGGTTGCGGGATGCGGCGAGCCTCCTGTCCGTCGGCCAGCAGCAGCGCCTGTGCCTGGCCCGCACCCTCGCCCTCGAGCCGCGGGTGTTGCTGATGGACGAGCCGACCAGCGCCCTCGACCCGGAAGCGACCCACAAGATCGAAGAGCGCATCGTGAGCCTCAAGCAAGGTCGCGCCATCGTGGTGGTGACCCACGTACCGGCCCAGGCGGAGCGCCTGGCGGACGTCACCTTGCGCCTGACCGTGCGGGACGGGGTGGGAGCGATGGCCGGCGAAGAGCGGCAGGGCGCCACGCGCGACCTGCCGAATTCCTGGACCGAGCCCGAGGCGGCGGTGACCGACCGATGA
- a CDS encoding flavoprotein translates to MKPKIAILGSGPTGLEAALAAAEGGYPFVLFEAGDGPAAAVRSWGHVRVFTPWDLNVSPRARKRLAAVGHEPPTGGACPTGDDLAAQVFDRLAALPEIAPCLRLGTRVLEVGRDGLVKSDEIGTGNRRQRPFRLLVRDADGGERIERADIVLDCTGTYGSPNRLGDGGIPAPGENAADGAIIRHLPKIDAGGWADRTVLLVGAGHSARTAARDLADLAQSHPETQVVWALRKTEPPTAPEEDELPERLALEQRAAELASGDSPAFDIRLGVVVEGLAPAGDRLRVTLRRRDGGTDSVVEVDRILSLTGYVGDYRLYRQLQVHECYATAGPMKLAAALLGAGGGDCLAQTSHGSESLVNPEPDFFLLGAKSYGRNTTFLMRTGWQQVDEVFGLLKEEGKAA, encoded by the coding sequence ATGAAGCCGAAAATCGCCATCCTCGGAAGCGGCCCGACGGGCCTCGAAGCGGCCCTCGCGGCGGCCGAAGGCGGCTATCCATTCGTTCTGTTCGAAGCCGGCGACGGACCGGCCGCGGCGGTGCGCTCCTGGGGCCACGTGCGGGTGTTCACCCCCTGGGACCTGAACGTATCGCCACGCGCCCGAAAGCGCCTGGCAGCGGTGGGACACGAGCCGCCGACGGGGGGCGCCTGTCCGACCGGCGACGACCTGGCGGCGCAGGTGTTCGACCGCCTGGCGGCACTGCCGGAGATCGCGCCGTGCCTGCGACTCGGCACGCGGGTGCTCGAAGTGGGCCGCGACGGCCTGGTGAAGAGTGACGAGATCGGCACCGGCAACCGGCGGCAGCGACCGTTCCGGCTGCTCGTTCGCGACGCCGACGGCGGCGAGCGTATCGAACGCGCCGACATCGTGCTCGACTGCACCGGCACCTACGGCTCACCCAATCGCCTGGGCGACGGCGGCATACCGGCCCCTGGAGAGAACGCCGCCGACGGGGCGATCATCCGCCATCTGCCGAAGATCGACGCCGGCGGCTGGGCGGACCGAACGGTGCTGCTGGTGGGCGCCGGCCATTCGGCCCGTACCGCCGCCCGCGATCTCGCCGACCTCGCCCAATCCCATCCGGAGACGCAGGTCGTATGGGCCCTGCGGAAGACCGAGCCTCCGACGGCGCCGGAGGAGGATGAGCTGCCCGAGCGACTGGCTCTGGAGCAACGAGCGGCAGAGCTGGCGAGCGGCGATTCGCCGGCCTTCGACATCCGCCTCGGGGTGGTGGTCGAGGGACTGGCGCCAGCCGGCGACCGGCTCCGGGTGACCTTGCGGCGGCGCGACGGCGGAACGGACTCGGTCGTCGAGGTGGATCGCATTCTCTCCCTCACCGGATATGTCGGCGACTACCGCCTCTATCGCCAGCTCCAGGTGCACGAGTGCTACGCCACCGCCGGGCCGATGAAGCTGGCGGCGGCGCTACTCGGCGCCGGCGGCGGCGACTGCCTGGCCCAGACCAGCCACGGCAGCGAGTCCCTGGTCAATCCGGAGCCGGACTTCTTCCTGCTCGGAGCCAAGTCCTACGGCCGCAACACCACTTTCTTGATGCGCACCGGCTGGCAGCAAGTGGACGAAGTGTTCGGCTTGCTCAAAGAGGAGGGCAAGGCCGCATGA